One Parafrankia irregularis DNA window includes the following coding sequences:
- a CDS encoding FkbM family methyltransferase, with amino-acid sequence MSLASLAYRPPALEPVFSAILEPGDCCYDVGANIGIYTLWAAGLVAGHGEVHAFEPVDGTRAILAALVEQNQLQNVRISPSAVGASVGNIGMRIHRNASGLAHPVTDGSQPDVSVPLTTLNAYAATRRPPVLVKIDVEGFELDVLQGASDLLSTARPALLLELLPAHLERRGMTAAAIVDNLASLGYRIMNLSPHGLSGQGRFSSNVLALTPKWERFDHVVSQLKRVRFPRNQTT; translated from the coding sequence ATGTCCCTTGCATCGCTGGCCTACCGACCACCGGCCCTTGAACCGGTCTTTTCGGCCATTCTCGAGCCCGGCGACTGCTGCTACGACGTCGGTGCGAACATCGGCATCTACACCCTGTGGGCGGCCGGGCTCGTGGCCGGTCACGGAGAGGTTCACGCCTTCGAACCGGTGGACGGGACACGAGCGATACTCGCGGCACTCGTCGAACAGAACCAGCTGCAGAATGTGCGTATTTCGCCCTCCGCTGTCGGCGCCAGCGTGGGAAATATCGGCATGAGAATACACCGGAACGCCTCCGGGCTCGCCCACCCGGTGACCGACGGCAGTCAGCCTGATGTCAGCGTGCCACTGACCACCCTGAACGCCTACGCCGCCACCCGCCGGCCACCCGTGTTGGTGAAGATCGATGTTGAGGGCTTCGAGCTGGACGTCCTGCAGGGCGCGTCGGATCTCCTCTCGACAGCGCGCCCGGCCTTGCTGCTGGAGCTTCTGCCAGCCCATCTCGAGCGACGTGGGATGACAGCGGCCGCCATCGTCGACAACCTCGCCAGCCTCGGCTACCGGATTATGAACCTGAGTCCGCATGGGCTGTCCGGCCAGGGCAGGTTCTCGTCCAATGTTCTTGCGTTGACGCCGAAATGGGAACGTTTTGACCACGTCGTGTCGCAGCTGAAGCGGGTGCGTTTTCCTAGAAACCAGACAACGTGA
- a CDS encoding lipopolysaccharide biosynthesis protein translates to MTGKRRRRRGADGGYFRAVRSTAGSSILITLFGLVSGLFLARVLGASGRGTYAAIVAYTMTAATICEGGITAAICYFVAKNPSQGRDVVKTGALILFVSGLAVGVAGILAAPWITTEAVDAFRMAFIAQPLIFAGACWVFALQATSISAWNLVRVMQPAAYCILIFLVVLGTTLTVTWAVWCLTASIALQALLAAILGGRTLPGRGRVRRDVGVELARYGSATTLSSIPLALASRLDVLLLAVLVEPAQLGRYTVANSIIIVGIPLCSAFGLVAMPRLAAYRSSEATEVSRRSSILRITFAAVSASLLSGTLIVIAVSAAAPFFLVALLGEQFRGGVDLLWIMAGGVALIGCNRTMHEILRGLGENIAVARCELIDLVAKFALVVALTPTMGIYGAAIASSVASGITFILLLRSVLGVLDIPLNTVLMRSRQLISMRRGPFMRKAATSTGRGSAV, encoded by the coding sequence GTGACAGGGAAACGGCGCCGCCGTCGAGGTGCAGATGGTGGATATTTCAGGGCGGTTCGGTCGACGGCGGGCAGCAGCATCCTCATAACCCTCTTCGGACTCGTCAGCGGACTCTTTCTGGCACGCGTCCTGGGAGCGTCTGGACGAGGCACCTACGCGGCGATCGTCGCCTATACGATGACGGCCGCCACGATCTGCGAAGGAGGAATCACCGCCGCGATCTGCTACTTCGTTGCGAAAAACCCGTCCCAGGGTCGGGATGTCGTGAAAACCGGAGCCCTGATTCTCTTCGTGAGCGGTCTGGCAGTGGGTGTCGCCGGGATACTCGCCGCTCCGTGGATCACGACCGAGGCGGTCGACGCGTTCCGCATGGCCTTCATAGCCCAGCCGCTGATCTTTGCCGGTGCGTGCTGGGTATTCGCGCTACAGGCGACAAGCATCTCGGCCTGGAACCTGGTGCGCGTGATGCAGCCGGCCGCTTACTGCATATTGATCTTTCTGGTCGTTTTGGGGACAACGCTCACGGTCACGTGGGCCGTATGGTGCCTGACCGCGTCGATCGCCCTACAGGCCCTGCTCGCGGCGATACTCGGTGGCCGGACGCTGCCGGGGCGAGGCCGCGTACGCCGTGACGTCGGCGTGGAGCTTGCTCGCTACGGCTCCGCCACCACACTGTCGAGCATTCCACTCGCTTTGGCATCGAGGCTCGACGTCCTGTTGCTGGCAGTCCTGGTGGAGCCGGCGCAGCTCGGTCGCTACACAGTCGCAAACTCGATAATTATCGTGGGTATTCCGCTCTGCTCGGCGTTCGGCCTCGTCGCGATGCCCCGCCTGGCCGCATATAGGTCGAGCGAGGCCACCGAGGTGTCGCGCAGGAGCAGTATTCTGCGGATAACCTTCGCTGCGGTGTCCGCGAGCCTACTGAGTGGGACCCTGATCGTCATTGCTGTCAGCGCCGCGGCTCCATTCTTTCTCGTGGCACTGCTGGGTGAGCAGTTCCGAGGCGGCGTCGACCTCCTCTGGATCATGGCCGGCGGTGTCGCGCTCATCGGCTGCAACCGCACGATGCACGAGATCCTCCGCGGCCTGGGCGAGAACATTGCGGTGGCACGGTGTGAGCTCATTGACCTGGTTGCCAAGTTCGCACTCGTGGTGGCATTGACCCCGACTATGGGGATCTATGGCGCGGCAATCGCCTCCAGCGTCGCCAGCGGAATCACCTTTATCCTGCTGCTCCGTTCGGTGCTGGGAGTCCTCGACATACCACTGAACACCGTTCTGATGAGATCGAGGCAGCTGATTTCCATGCGGCGCGGGCCGTTCATGCGGAAGGCCGCCACAAGTACCGGAAGAGGAAGCGCCGTATGA